A window of Citrus sinensis cultivar Valencia sweet orange chromosome 7, DVS_A1.0, whole genome shotgun sequence contains these coding sequences:
- the LOC102613792 gene encoding nuclear pore complex protein NUP107 isoform X1 produces the protein MESEMDTSSSFLDPEELSIREQYRRYGKRHSISSISPYQESSASKLNEPRLFYDGSSFHSPTNTALILENIKQEVGSIDYEGAPYKMQSASKRRSSIDGPGILDSDVGVDSIHRFGSQSLKACKIEDDSLTDSGETTFALFASLLDSALQGLMSIPDLILRFEQSCRNVSESIRYGSNIRLRVVEDKLMRQKAQLLLDEAATWSLMWYLYGKGTEEPPVELILSPSTSHIEACQFVVNDHTAQLCLRIVQWLEGLASKSLDLESKVRGSHVGTYLPNSGVWHHTQRYLKKGVSDANTVHHLDFDAPTREHAHQLPDDKKQDESLLEDVWTLLRAGRQEEACDLCRSAGQPWRAATLCPFGGIDFSPSVEALIINGRSRTLQAIELESGIGHQWRLWKWASYCTSEKIFEQRGSKFEAAIYAAQCSNLKHVLPICTNWETACWAMAKSWLGVQLDLELARSQRGRMEQVKSFGVEIEGSPGQMNGISQPSVGPESWPVQVLNQQPRDLSALLQKLHSGEMVHEAVTQVCKEQQRQIEMKLMLGNIPHVLQLIWSWIAPSEDDQNVFRPHGDPQMIRFGAHLVLVLRYLLTDELKDPFRKDLMDAGDLIIHMYAMFLFSEHHEELVGVYASQLARHRCIDLFVHMMELRLNSSVHVKYKIFLSAMEYLPFSSGDDLKGSFEEIIERVLSRSREIKLGKYDKSTDVAEQHRLQSLQKAMVIQWLCFTPPSTIADVKDVSAKLLLRALIHSNILFREFALISMWRVPAMPIGAHELLSFLAEPLKQLSENPDTLEDNVSENLKEFQDWSEYYSCDATYRKWLKIELENANVPALELSLEEKQRAIAAAQETLNMSLILLQRKENPWLVSLEDPIYESVEPLYLELHATAILCLPSGECLSPDVTMCTALMSALYSTLSEEVVLNRELMVNVSISSSNNYCIEVVLRCLAVEGDGLGIHDMSDGGVLGTVMAAGFKGELTRFQAGVTMEICRLDAWYSSKEGSLEGPATFIVRGLCRRCCLPELILRCMQVSISLVELGNQIENHDELIELVACSESGFLHLFSQQQLQEFLLFEREYAICKMEPEEESSC, from the exons CTGGGATCTTGGACTCTGATGTTGGTGTTGATTCAATCCATAGATTTGGAAGTCAGTCACTAAAAGCTTGCAAGATTGAAGATGACTCGTTGACAGATAGTGGAGAGACAACCTTTGCTCTGTTTGCATCTCTTCTTGATTCTGCTCTTCAAG GGTTAATGTCTATACCTGATcttattttaagatttgaaCAATCTTGCCGGAATGTTTCTGAGTCAATTAG GTATGGGTCCAACATACGGCTTCGGGTTGTTGAGGACAAATTAATGAGGCAGAAAGCTCAACTCCTACTTGATGAGGCAGCCACTTGGTCACTTATGTGGTACCTTTATGGGAA AGGGACTGAAGAACCCCCTGTAGAGCTTATCCTG TCCCCCTCAACATCACACATAGAGGCTTGCCAGTTTGTTGTGAATGACCATACAGCACAGTTATGTCTCCGGATTGTTCAATGGCTGGAAGGATTAGCATCTAAATCTCTTGATTTGGAAAGCAAG GTGCGAGGATCTCATGTTGGTACTTATCTTCCCAATTCTGGAGTTTGGCACCATACTCAACGGTATCTCAAGAAAGGTGTCTCTGATGCAAACACTGTTCACCACTTGGATTTTGATGCTCCAACACGTGAACATGCTCATCAATTACCTGATGATAAA AAACAAGATGAATCTCTTCTGGAAGATGTCTGGACTCTATTAAGGGCTGGAAGACAGGAAGAGGCATGTGACCTATGCCGATCTGCTGGACAG CCGTGGAGAGCTGCAACTTTATGTCCATTTGGAGGAATTGACTTCTCTCCTTCTGTTGAAGCGCTGATAATTAATGGAAGAAGTAGAACTCTTCAAGCTATTGAACTGGAAAGTGGCATTGGTCACCAATGGCGTCTTTGGAAATGGGCTTCCTATTGTACATCAGAG aaaatttttgaacaGCGTGGTAGTAAATTTGAAGCAGCTATATATGCAGCCCAGTGTAGCAACTTAAAGCATGTGCTCCCTATCTGTACAAACTGGGAG ACAGCGTGCTGGGCAATGGCCAAATCATGGCTTGGTGTTCAGTTGGATCTAGAACTAGCTCGTTCACAACGAGGACGAATGGAACAGGTAAAAAGTTTTGGAGTTGAGATTGAAGGAAGTCCAGGACAAATGAATGGAATCTCTCAGCCCTCAGTTGGACCAGAAAGTTGGCCGGTGCAAGTTCTGAACCAGCAACCTCGAGACCTTTCTGCTCTTCTTCAGAAACTTCATTCAGG AGAAATGGTACATGAAGCTGTTACTCAAGTGTGCAAGGAGCAGCAACGACAAATTGAG ATGAAGCTTATGTTAGGAAATATACCACATGTTCTGCAACTTATATGGTCATGGATAGCACCTTCAGAAGATGACCAAAATGTCTTCAG GCCTCATGGTGATCCTCAGATGATTCGATTTGGTGCACATTTGGTGCTTGTGCTTAGATATTTACTTACCGATGAATTGAAGGATCCTTTTAGGAAGGATCTTATGGATGCTGGTGATCTCATTATACACAT GTATGCGATGTTCCTATTTTCTGAGCACCATGAGGAATTGGTTGGGGTTTATGCTTCCCAGCTTGCTCGCCACCGTTGTATTGACCTCTTTGTGCACATGATGGAACTAAGGCTTAATAGCAG TGTGCatgtgaaatataaaatattccTTTCTGCCATGGAGTACCTGCCATTTTCTTCAGGAGATGATTTGAAAGGcagttttgaagaaattattgagag GGTCCTATCAAGATCCCGGGAAATCAAGCTTGGAAAATATGATAAGTCAACCGATGTTGCAGAGCAGCACCGGCTGCAGAGTCTTCAAAAAGCTATGGTGATACAATGGCTTTGCTTCACACCTCCATCCACAATTGCTGATGTTAAAGATGTTAGTGCCAAACTTCTGCTGAGAGCATTGATTCACAG CAACATATTGTTCAGGGAGTTCGCTCTAATTTCTATGTGGAGAGTGCCAGCAATGCCAATTGGTGCGCATGAATTACTTAGTTTCCTTGCTGAACCTTTGAAGCAGCTGTCAGAAAATCCTGATACGCTCGAGGACAATGTTTCTGAGAATCTAAAAGAGTTCCAAGACTGG AGCGAGTACTACTCCTGTGATGCAACATATCGCAAGTGGCtcaaaattgaattagaaaatgcaAATGTCCCTGCCCTTGAACTCTCATTGGAGGAAAAACAGAGAGCCATTGCTGCAGCCCAGGAGACGCTGAATATGTCTTTGATATTGCTTCAGA gaaaagaaaatcctTGGTTGGTTTCCCTCGAAGATCCTATATATGAGTCAGTTGAACCTTTATATCTTGAATTGCATGCCACTGCAATTCTGTGCCTGCCTTCTGGTGAATGTCTGTCTCCAGATGTTACCATGTGCACTGCATTGATGAGCGCCCTTTATTCAACATTGAGCGAGGAAGTTGTATTGAATCGCGAATTAATG GTGAATGTCTCCATTTCATCAAGCAACAATTACTGCATTGAGGTTGTGCTTCGCTGTTTGGCGGTGGAAGGAGATGGACTTGGGATACATGATATGAGTGATGGTGGTGTTCTTGGTACTGTTATGGCTGCCGGCTTTAAAG GTGAGCTTACTCGATTTCAAGCTGGAGTTACAATGGAGATATGCCGATTAGATGCCTGGTATTCAAGTAAAGAAGGTTCTTTGGAAGGCCCAGCAACATTCATTGTGCGGGGACTTTGTCGTAGGTGCTGTCTTCCAGAACTCATTCTTCGGTGTATGCAG GTGTCCATTTCACTTGTGGAGTTGGgcaatcaaattgaaaaccaTGATGAGTTGATTGAACTAGTGGCCTGCTCTGAGTCTGGGTTTCTGCATTTGTTCAGTCAGCAGCAATTGCAG GAGTTCTTATTGTTTGAGAGAGAATATGCAATATGCAAAATGGAGCCCGAGGAGGAATCTTCCTGTTGA
- the LOC102613792 gene encoding nuclear pore complex protein NUP107 isoform X2 has translation MQSASKRRSSIDGPGILDSDVGVDSIHRFGSQSLKACKIEDDSLTDSGETTFALFASLLDSALQGLMSIPDLILRFEQSCRNVSESIRYGSNIRLRVVEDKLMRQKAQLLLDEAATWSLMWYLYGKGTEEPPVELILSPSTSHIEACQFVVNDHTAQLCLRIVQWLEGLASKSLDLESKVRGSHVGTYLPNSGVWHHTQRYLKKGVSDANTVHHLDFDAPTREHAHQLPDDKKQDESLLEDVWTLLRAGRQEEACDLCRSAGQPWRAATLCPFGGIDFSPSVEALIINGRSRTLQAIELESGIGHQWRLWKWASYCTSEKIFEQRGSKFEAAIYAAQCSNLKHVLPICTNWETACWAMAKSWLGVQLDLELARSQRGRMEQVKSFGVEIEGSPGQMNGISQPSVGPESWPVQVLNQQPRDLSALLQKLHSGEMVHEAVTQVCKEQQRQIEMKLMLGNIPHVLQLIWSWIAPSEDDQNVFRPHGDPQMIRFGAHLVLVLRYLLTDELKDPFRKDLMDAGDLIIHMYAMFLFSEHHEELVGVYASQLARHRCIDLFVHMMELRLNSSVHVKYKIFLSAMEYLPFSSGDDLKGSFEEIIERVLSRSREIKLGKYDKSTDVAEQHRLQSLQKAMVIQWLCFTPPSTIADVKDVSAKLLLRALIHSNILFREFALISMWRVPAMPIGAHELLSFLAEPLKQLSENPDTLEDNVSENLKEFQDWSEYYSCDATYRKWLKIELENANVPALELSLEEKQRAIAAAQETLNMSLILLQRKENPWLVSLEDPIYESVEPLYLELHATAILCLPSGECLSPDVTMCTALMSALYSTLSEEVVLNRELMVNVSISSSNNYCIEVVLRCLAVEGDGLGIHDMSDGGVLGTVMAAGFKGELTRFQAGVTMEICRLDAWYSSKEGSLEGPATFIVRGLCRRCCLPELILRCMQVSISLVELGNQIENHDELIELVACSESGFLHLFSQQQLQEFLLFEREYAICKMEPEEESSC, from the exons CTGGGATCTTGGACTCTGATGTTGGTGTTGATTCAATCCATAGATTTGGAAGTCAGTCACTAAAAGCTTGCAAGATTGAAGATGACTCGTTGACAGATAGTGGAGAGACAACCTTTGCTCTGTTTGCATCTCTTCTTGATTCTGCTCTTCAAG GGTTAATGTCTATACCTGATcttattttaagatttgaaCAATCTTGCCGGAATGTTTCTGAGTCAATTAG GTATGGGTCCAACATACGGCTTCGGGTTGTTGAGGACAAATTAATGAGGCAGAAAGCTCAACTCCTACTTGATGAGGCAGCCACTTGGTCACTTATGTGGTACCTTTATGGGAA AGGGACTGAAGAACCCCCTGTAGAGCTTATCCTG TCCCCCTCAACATCACACATAGAGGCTTGCCAGTTTGTTGTGAATGACCATACAGCACAGTTATGTCTCCGGATTGTTCAATGGCTGGAAGGATTAGCATCTAAATCTCTTGATTTGGAAAGCAAG GTGCGAGGATCTCATGTTGGTACTTATCTTCCCAATTCTGGAGTTTGGCACCATACTCAACGGTATCTCAAGAAAGGTGTCTCTGATGCAAACACTGTTCACCACTTGGATTTTGATGCTCCAACACGTGAACATGCTCATCAATTACCTGATGATAAA AAACAAGATGAATCTCTTCTGGAAGATGTCTGGACTCTATTAAGGGCTGGAAGACAGGAAGAGGCATGTGACCTATGCCGATCTGCTGGACAG CCGTGGAGAGCTGCAACTTTATGTCCATTTGGAGGAATTGACTTCTCTCCTTCTGTTGAAGCGCTGATAATTAATGGAAGAAGTAGAACTCTTCAAGCTATTGAACTGGAAAGTGGCATTGGTCACCAATGGCGTCTTTGGAAATGGGCTTCCTATTGTACATCAGAG aaaatttttgaacaGCGTGGTAGTAAATTTGAAGCAGCTATATATGCAGCCCAGTGTAGCAACTTAAAGCATGTGCTCCCTATCTGTACAAACTGGGAG ACAGCGTGCTGGGCAATGGCCAAATCATGGCTTGGTGTTCAGTTGGATCTAGAACTAGCTCGTTCACAACGAGGACGAATGGAACAGGTAAAAAGTTTTGGAGTTGAGATTGAAGGAAGTCCAGGACAAATGAATGGAATCTCTCAGCCCTCAGTTGGACCAGAAAGTTGGCCGGTGCAAGTTCTGAACCAGCAACCTCGAGACCTTTCTGCTCTTCTTCAGAAACTTCATTCAGG AGAAATGGTACATGAAGCTGTTACTCAAGTGTGCAAGGAGCAGCAACGACAAATTGAG ATGAAGCTTATGTTAGGAAATATACCACATGTTCTGCAACTTATATGGTCATGGATAGCACCTTCAGAAGATGACCAAAATGTCTTCAG GCCTCATGGTGATCCTCAGATGATTCGATTTGGTGCACATTTGGTGCTTGTGCTTAGATATTTACTTACCGATGAATTGAAGGATCCTTTTAGGAAGGATCTTATGGATGCTGGTGATCTCATTATACACAT GTATGCGATGTTCCTATTTTCTGAGCACCATGAGGAATTGGTTGGGGTTTATGCTTCCCAGCTTGCTCGCCACCGTTGTATTGACCTCTTTGTGCACATGATGGAACTAAGGCTTAATAGCAG TGTGCatgtgaaatataaaatattccTTTCTGCCATGGAGTACCTGCCATTTTCTTCAGGAGATGATTTGAAAGGcagttttgaagaaattattgagag GGTCCTATCAAGATCCCGGGAAATCAAGCTTGGAAAATATGATAAGTCAACCGATGTTGCAGAGCAGCACCGGCTGCAGAGTCTTCAAAAAGCTATGGTGATACAATGGCTTTGCTTCACACCTCCATCCACAATTGCTGATGTTAAAGATGTTAGTGCCAAACTTCTGCTGAGAGCATTGATTCACAG CAACATATTGTTCAGGGAGTTCGCTCTAATTTCTATGTGGAGAGTGCCAGCAATGCCAATTGGTGCGCATGAATTACTTAGTTTCCTTGCTGAACCTTTGAAGCAGCTGTCAGAAAATCCTGATACGCTCGAGGACAATGTTTCTGAGAATCTAAAAGAGTTCCAAGACTGG AGCGAGTACTACTCCTGTGATGCAACATATCGCAAGTGGCtcaaaattgaattagaaaatgcaAATGTCCCTGCCCTTGAACTCTCATTGGAGGAAAAACAGAGAGCCATTGCTGCAGCCCAGGAGACGCTGAATATGTCTTTGATATTGCTTCAGA gaaaagaaaatcctTGGTTGGTTTCCCTCGAAGATCCTATATATGAGTCAGTTGAACCTTTATATCTTGAATTGCATGCCACTGCAATTCTGTGCCTGCCTTCTGGTGAATGTCTGTCTCCAGATGTTACCATGTGCACTGCATTGATGAGCGCCCTTTATTCAACATTGAGCGAGGAAGTTGTATTGAATCGCGAATTAATG GTGAATGTCTCCATTTCATCAAGCAACAATTACTGCATTGAGGTTGTGCTTCGCTGTTTGGCGGTGGAAGGAGATGGACTTGGGATACATGATATGAGTGATGGTGGTGTTCTTGGTACTGTTATGGCTGCCGGCTTTAAAG GTGAGCTTACTCGATTTCAAGCTGGAGTTACAATGGAGATATGCCGATTAGATGCCTGGTATTCAAGTAAAGAAGGTTCTTTGGAAGGCCCAGCAACATTCATTGTGCGGGGACTTTGTCGTAGGTGCTGTCTTCCAGAACTCATTCTTCGGTGTATGCAG GTGTCCATTTCACTTGTGGAGTTGGgcaatcaaattgaaaaccaTGATGAGTTGATTGAACTAGTGGCCTGCTCTGAGTCTGGGTTTCTGCATTTGTTCAGTCAGCAGCAATTGCAG GAGTTCTTATTGTTTGAGAGAGAATATGCAATATGCAAAATGGAGCCCGAGGAGGAATCTTCCTGTTGA